A window of Primulina huaijiensis isolate GDHJ02 chromosome 9, ASM1229523v2, whole genome shotgun sequence contains these coding sequences:
- the LOC140983952 gene encoding polygalacturonase-1 non-catalytic subunit beta-like: MSRQSIFIFQAFNPREWKHGSSPNESLSERAFLPLQIASEIPLNIREITKLFPVATKETIENTLSYCNAAAIKGEVKSCPRSLEEMISFSKSALGGKKLISLTSKSNQGSNTNLMVKNVKKFNTDRIVACHEAFLPFAAYFCHSLSSTSLYSVDLVEPKTGAPMNTLLAVCHMDTSPWPEDHVAFKILKLSPGQGEACHWFPQIDLAWILDRESM, translated from the exons ATGTCAAGACA AtccattttcatttttcaggCTTTCAATCCTCGAGAATGGAAACATGGTTCATCTCCCAATGAGTCACTCTCAGAGAGAGCTTTTCTCCCCCTTCAAATTGCATCAGAAATACCTTTAAACATCCGAGAAATTACCAAATTATTCCCTGTAGCCACCAAAGAAACCATCGAGAACACGCTTTCATACTGCAATGCAGCAGCAATAAAGGGCGAAGTGAAAAGCTGCCCGAGATCACTCGAGGAAATGATAAGCTTCTCAAAGTCAGCCTTGGGTGGGAAAAAGTTAATATCCTTAACATCCAAGAGCAACCAAGGATCAAATACCAATCTCATGGTTAAGAACGTTAAAAAATTTAACACCGATAGAATTGTGGCGTGCCATGAAGCTTTTCTTCCTTTTGCAGCTTATTTTTGTCATTCTTTATCCTCCACGAGTTTGTACTCCGTGGATTTAGTCGAGCCTAAGACCGGAGCTCCGATGAACACCCTTCTTGCTGTATGTCACATGGATACTTCACCATGGCCGGAGGATCATGTTGCGTTTAAGATACTGAAACTAAGCCCAGGACAAGGCGAGGCGTGCCATTGGTTCCCCCAAATTGATCTTGCATGGATTCTTGACAGGGAATCAATGTGA
- the LOC140985076 gene encoding uncharacterized protein codes for MRNSSNSNDREEDRNKDSSSLSSTLDSRFNQTLRNVQGLLKGRSFPGKVLITRRSEPLDQSGFYSPNTGRRYSDGDFEHGEQVEGSTENELQDRNNTNASSSVSHTTMGSETTAKEIQKSSMGARATDSARLMKFTKELSGVTVILEKLRELAWSGVPPYLRPTVWRLLLGYAPSNSDRREGILRRKRLEYFDCVAQYYDIPDRERTDEEINMLRQIAVDCPRTVPDVSFFQQVEVQKSLERILYTWAIRHPASGYVQGINDLVTPFIVVFLSEHLEGSVDTWSMGGLSPETISNVEADCYWCLSKLLDSMHDHYTFAQPGIQRLVFKLKELVRRIDEPVSRHMEEQGLEFLQFAFRWFNCLLIREIPFHLVTRLWDTYLAEGDALPDFLVYIFASFLLTWSDQLRKLEFQEMVMYLQHLPTEKWSHVELEMVLSQAYMWHTMFNNSPSHLAG; via the exons ATGAGGAACAGCAGCAATAGTAATGATCGAGAAGAGGATCGAAACAAAGATTCATCTTCTTTATCTTCCACACTTGATTCCAGATTCAATCAAACTCTCAGAAATGTACAAGG ATTGCTTAAGGGTCGGAGTTTCCCTGGTAAAGTATTGATAACGCGGAGATCAGAGCCTTTGGATCAATCAGGTTTTTATTCGCCAAACACTGGCAGAAGATATTCAGATGGTGATTTTGAGCATGGCGAACAAGTGGAGGGATCTACTGAG AATGAACTCCAAGACAGAAACAATACAAATGCTAGTTCATCTGTTAGCCATACAACTATGGGTAGCGAAACCACAGCAAAAGAGATCCAGAAGTCCTCGATGGGAGCCAGAGCTACTGATTCTGCAAGGCTAATGAAGTTCACCAAGGAATTGTCTGGAGTGACCGTAATATTAG AAAAATTGCGTGAATTAGCGTGGAGTGGTGTGCCTCCGTATTTGCGTCCAACTGTATGGAGACTTCTCTTG GGATATGCACCTTCTAATTCAGATAGAAGGGAGGGAATTCTGAGAAGAAAGCGCCTAGAATATTTTGATTGTGTTGCCCAATATTACGATATTCCAGATAGAGAGCGTACAGATGAAGAGATTAACATGCTTCGTCAG ATTGCGGTTGATTGTCCCAGGACAGTCCCTGATGTCTCTTTCTTTCAACAAGTAGAAGTCCAAAAGTCATTGGAGCGAATACTGTATACATG GGCTATACGGCATCCTGCAAGTGGTTATGTGCAAGGAATAAATGATCTTGTTACACCTTTCATAGTTGTTTTTTTATCAGAACACTTGGAGGGTAGTGTTGATACTTGGTCGATGGGTGGTCTTTCTCCTGAAACAATATCAAATGTAGAAGCTGATTGCTATTGGTGTTTATCAAAGCTTCTTGACAGTATGCACGACCATTACACTTTTGCTCAACCTGGAATTCAGCGACTTGTGTTCAAACTGAAGGAATTGGTTAGAAGGATTGATG AACCTGTTTCGAGGCACATGGAGGAACAgggtcttgaatttcttcaatttGCTTTCCGTTGGTTCAATTGCCTTCTTATACGCGAG ATTCCATTTCATCTTGTTACTCGTTTATGGGATACATATCTTGCTGAAGGAGATGCTTTGCCCGATTTCCTCGTCTACATTTTTGCTAGCTTTCTTTTAACG TGGTCGGATCAGCTAAGGAAGCTTGAGTTTCAGGAGATGGTGATGTATCTTCAGCACCTTCCAACAGAAAAGTGGAGCCATGTGGAGCTAGAGATGGTGCTTTCACAAGCTTATATGTGGCATACCATGTTCAACAATTCTCCAAGCCATCTAGCTGGTTGA
- the LOC140984360 gene encoding uncharacterized GPI-anchored protein At1g61900 isoform X6 has translation MDCSKTAIYVKGSWLHWLLPLIFWLSSFKNVLVLLAEAEATHFSSVSVLASPPNTGSFEPIEISPAVIPHHSFPVGSLPPMYPTYPNTYDPVLTGRCPVNFSAISTIMEITASDCNQPLAAVVGNVICCPQFSSLLHIFQGFYSAGSDNLVLQNAVADDCFKDIVSILASRGANSSIPTICSTKSSNLTGGSCPVKGITDFEKVVNTSKILEACSVVDSLKECCRPICQPVIMEAALKISGMQSFMNDKKNIAGLPDHGDMINDCKGVVFSWIAMKLSHDSANKAFRILSSCKVNRACPLELKQPSDVIAACKNVAAPSPSCCSSLSSYIAGLQRQMLITNRQAILCATSFGSMLQKGGLMTNIYELCDVDLKDFSLQGQNLF, from the exons ATGGATTGTTCGAAAACTGCTATTTATGTCAAGG GCTCTTGGCTCCATTGGTTATTACCATTGATTTTCTGGTTGTCTAGCTTTAAGAATGTTCTGGTTCTGCTGGCAGAAGCAGAGGCCACTCACTTTTCTTCAGTTTCTGTGCTAGCTAGCCCACCGAATACCGGAAGCTTTGAGCCCATTGAAATATCTCCAGCTGTTATCCCACACCATTCATTTCCCGTTGGATCTTTGCCACCGATGTATCCAACCTATCCGAATACGTATGATCCAGTCTTGACTGGAAGATGCCCTGTAAATTTTTCTGCCATTTCGACTATCATGGAAATAACAGCATCTGACTGTAATCAGCCGTTAGCAGCAGTTGTAGGAAATGTGATATGCTGCCCACAGTTTAGTAGCTTGCTCCACATATTTCAAGGATTTTACAGTGCCGGTTCTGATAATTTAGTCTTACAAAATGCAGTTGCTGATGATTGTTTTAAAGATATCGTCAGTATACTAGCCAGCAGAGGAGCCAACAGTTCGATACCTACAATATGCTCAACAAAATCTTCAAATCTTACTGGAGGCTCTTGTCCTGTGAAGGGCATCACAGATTTTGAGAAAGTGGTGAACACAAGTAAAATATTGGAGGCTTGCAGCGTAGTTGATTCTCTGAAAGAATGCTGTAGACCAATTTGTCAGCCCGTTATAATGGAGGCCGCGCTTAAGATATCCGGAATGCAGTCATTCATGAATGATAAAAAGAACATAGCAGGACTGCCAGATCACGGAGACATGATTAATGATTGCAAAGGGGTGGTTTTTTCATGGATCGCAATGAAACTTTCTCATGATTCTGCCAACAAAGCATTCCGAATATTGTCCTCCTGCAAGGTTAACAGAG CTTGTCCCTTGGAGTTAAAACAGCCATCCGATGTGATTGCCGCATGCAAAAATGTCGCTGCCCCAAGCCCTTCATGTTGTAGCTCATTGAGTTCTTACATAGCGGGGTTACAGCGGCAAATGTTGATAACAAATCGGCAAGCAATATTATGTGCGACTTCGTTTGGGTCTATGCTGCAAAAAGGTGGCCTAATGACAAACATTTATGAGCTTTGTGATGTGGACCTGAAAGATTTTAGTCTCCAAGGTCagaatttgtttt